A region from the Achromobacter seleniivolatilans genome encodes:
- a CDS encoding sensor domain-containing diguanylate cyclase, which translates to MKSRGWVIRILYALAGLVAIGICAASVALLWIDRRVTWESAYVAARNLTGVLAADISRTLHVYDLALQGVVERLHEPGLARVNAETQHRFLFDRFATAEYLGVIGVIDKDGNVLYDSSSLTPSTLNFSDRDYFTVHRDADDAGMYVSRPYLSRLRDGDESIAISRRLSNPDGSFAGIVVGSLRLQYFRDRFAQVSIGEHDAITVFRNDGVVVLRNPYSSADIGSEFDASLDFQQYLIRREGAFVGILSPDGVNRLHAFAAIDRTPLVIAVALAVEEVLAPWVRRAILIVPVTLALFFSVMAQIVLFRREMRTRRAFEVQLKAQAQTDGLTGIANRRTFDQTLSREWQDARREGEPIALLFLDADRFKLFNDRYGHQEGDELLKMLAMVLKQKARRPRDLAARYGGEEFVVLLPKTSKQQAARIAETIRRAIAELRVPHEDSEGGIVTVSIGVAAIVPQAEGSPSELVEAADSAVYQAKESGRNRVVVA; encoded by the coding sequence GTGAAGTCTCGCGGGTGGGTGATACGCATCTTGTACGCACTGGCCGGGCTGGTCGCGATCGGCATCTGCGCCGCGTCGGTCGCGCTGCTTTGGATAGACCGTCGCGTCACGTGGGAATCCGCTTACGTTGCTGCCCGCAATCTGACGGGCGTACTGGCCGCTGATATCAGCCGCACATTGCACGTCTACGATCTCGCCCTTCAAGGCGTGGTTGAACGGCTGCATGAACCGGGCCTGGCCCGGGTAAACGCCGAAACCCAACATCGTTTCCTGTTCGACCGATTCGCCACCGCCGAATATCTGGGCGTGATTGGCGTCATCGACAAAGACGGCAACGTACTTTACGACTCCAGCTCTCTCACGCCTTCGACGCTGAATTTTTCGGATAGAGACTACTTCACCGTGCACCGTGACGCCGACGATGCCGGTATGTATGTCAGCCGTCCATACCTTAGCCGGCTGCGCGATGGCGATGAAAGCATCGCCATCAGCCGTCGCCTTTCCAATCCTGATGGCAGTTTCGCAGGCATCGTGGTTGGCTCTCTGCGTTTGCAGTATTTTCGCGATCGCTTCGCCCAGGTTTCCATAGGCGAACACGACGCCATCACCGTATTTCGCAATGACGGCGTGGTGGTGCTACGAAATCCCTACTCATCGGCGGACATAGGCAGCGAGTTTGATGCGTCTTTGGACTTCCAGCAGTATTTGATCAGGCGGGAGGGGGCGTTCGTCGGCATCTTGTCGCCAGACGGCGTTAACCGGCTTCACGCGTTTGCCGCCATTGACCGCACGCCGCTGGTGATTGCCGTAGCCTTGGCGGTGGAAGAAGTGCTGGCGCCATGGGTACGCCGGGCGATTCTGATCGTGCCCGTCACATTGGCGCTATTTTTCTCGGTCATGGCACAGATCGTGCTTTTCCGCCGCGAGATGCGTACACGACGCGCCTTCGAAGTGCAGCTGAAAGCCCAGGCTCAGACGGATGGCCTGACCGGTATCGCCAACCGGCGCACGTTTGACCAAACGCTTTCCCGCGAATGGCAAGATGCCCGCCGCGAGGGCGAACCCATCGCGCTGCTATTCCTGGATGCGGACCGTTTCAAACTCTTCAATGACCGTTACGGTCATCAAGAAGGTGACGAGCTGCTGAAGATGCTGGCCATGGTGCTCAAGCAAAAGGCACGGCGGCCGCGCGATTTGGCCGCCCGTTATGGCGGAGAGGAATTCGTGGTGCTCTTGCCCAAAACCAGCAAGCAGCAGGCGGCACGGATTGCAGAAACCATCAGACGGGCGATTGCCGAGTTACGTGTGCCCCACGAAGACAGCGAAGGCGGGATTGTCACCGTCAGCATTGGCGTCGCTGCGATCGTGCCGCAGGCGGAGGGTTCCCCGTCCGAACTGGTCGAAGCCGCTGACTCCGCGGTCTACCAGGCCAAGGAATCTGGGCGCAATCGAGTGGTGGTTGCGTGA
- a CDS encoding GGDEF domain-containing protein, protein MQNTDRTYSLPQWRLTRWLVSPGRDVPSDIRVELIGGLFGSLPIFFGGIINTLLVAALITVRHPEPLFLVWLVLESLVCVSRIVVLISARKAARLGRPTYTDLYVVLALLWASSVGYGTFISLVSGDWIAATIACLSAASMVGGICVRNFGAPRMSAAMVVLSVGPCALGALFTQEAIFWLVLVQVPLYIASMSMASYRLNAMLVSTMLAEREHERHTRQDSLTGLLNRHGLLRRLDQAVALANPGSAEFAVLYLDLDGFKAVNDTYGHAAGDALLRLVANRVLALLPEGAGAARIGGDEFVLLTQHGDEAEARAFSDRVIESVAQPYDLQQDHPISISGSVGIALIPRHGADTAAVLHAADRALYLAKSAGKRQTAMAQT, encoded by the coding sequence ATGCAAAATACCGATCGCACCTACAGCCTGCCCCAATGGCGGTTGACACGATGGCTGGTCAGCCCGGGCCGGGATGTCCCGTCCGATATCCGTGTGGAGCTGATCGGAGGATTGTTTGGTTCTCTGCCCATTTTTTTTGGCGGGATCATCAATACCTTGCTGGTCGCGGCCTTGATCACCGTCCGGCATCCCGAGCCACTGTTTTTGGTTTGGCTGGTCTTGGAATCGCTGGTTTGCGTGTCGCGCATCGTTGTACTGATATCCGCACGCAAAGCGGCGCGACTGGGGCGGCCCACCTATACCGACCTGTATGTCGTGCTGGCTCTGTTATGGGCGTCCAGTGTGGGATATGGCACGTTCATCAGCCTGGTCAGCGGCGATTGGATCGCCGCGACCATTGCTTGCCTGTCTGCGGCGTCAATGGTGGGCGGAATTTGCGTGCGCAATTTTGGCGCTCCGCGGATGTCCGCAGCCATGGTGGTGCTGAGTGTCGGACCTTGCGCGCTGGGAGCCCTGTTTACCCAGGAAGCCATTTTCTGGCTGGTACTGGTGCAGGTGCCTCTCTACATCGCGTCCATGTCGATGGCGTCTTACCGCCTGAACGCGATGCTCGTGTCGACAATGTTGGCCGAACGTGAACACGAGCGCCATACGAGGCAGGATTCGCTGACCGGACTGTTGAACCGCCATGGTCTGCTTCGGCGGCTGGATCAGGCTGTGGCTCTCGCCAATCCGGGAAGCGCTGAATTCGCCGTGCTGTATCTGGACCTGGATGGTTTCAAGGCGGTAAACGACACCTACGGCCATGCGGCGGGTGATGCGCTGCTGAGACTGGTGGCGAATCGCGTGCTGGCGCTATTGCCAGAGGGCGCAGGAGCGGCGCGAATTGGCGGAGATGAGTTCGTGCTGCTGACGCAGCACGGCGATGAAGCCGAAGCACGGGCATTCAGCGACCGGGTCATTGAATCCGTCGCGCAACCCTATGATTTGCAACAGGATCACCCGATTTCGATCAGCGGCAGCGTTGGCATTGCGCTGATCCCGCGCCATGGCGCTGATACCGCGGCGGTATTGCACGCCGCAGACCGGGCGCTGTACTTGGCAAAATCCGCTGGCAAACGCCAGACGGCAATGGCCCAAACCTGA
- a CDS encoding monovalent cation:proton antiporter-2 (CPA2) family protein has translation MALPSEGNQLINVVVLLGAAVVAVPLFKRLGLGSVLGYLAAGLVIGPFGIGLFSDPKSILHVAELGVVMFLFIIGLEMQPSRLWKLRGEIFGLGVAQVLACGGLLTVVGLLAGLSGPAAFMAAMGFVLSSTAIVMQILSERGDSTSAQGQRIVSILLLEDLAIVPLLALAALLAPAGNAEHGDPWIQSAIALGCILALLAAGRWLLNPLFRLLAAAHAREVMTAAALLVVLGAALLMEFGGLSMAMGAFLAGVLLSESTFRHQLEAEVEPFRGILLGLFFLGVGMSLDLSAVAREWPLILTAVVVFMLVKSVGVYAVARLLRASHAEALTRAALLAQGGEFAFVLYGAAAVAGIFDAHTAAILTAVVIISMALTPLCVLALRWLLPKPVLSMDDVDVAKDLDGCALIVGFGRFGQIVTQTMLARDLKVSILDIDTDAIRAAAKWGVKVYYGDGTRIDMLRTAGAENACAILICIDNPQAVNHMVKLIKSEFPLVRVVVRAYDRIHSLALAKEGVDYQVRETLESALVFGAAALRAIGVPADEASEVVEDVRRRDTDRFELEVAGGLFAGRSLLYGNMTSPPDGKNDKPDRETTEAAPNPLA, from the coding sequence ATGGCTCTGCCTTCCGAAGGCAATCAACTCATCAACGTCGTCGTGCTGCTGGGCGCGGCGGTCGTTGCCGTCCCCTTATTCAAACGCCTGGGGCTGGGATCTGTGCTGGGATACCTGGCGGCAGGCTTGGTCATCGGACCGTTCGGCATAGGTCTTTTTTCCGACCCAAAATCCATCTTGCACGTCGCCGAACTGGGCGTGGTGATGTTCCTGTTCATCATCGGCCTGGAAATGCAGCCATCGCGTTTGTGGAAGCTGCGCGGTGAAATCTTTGGGCTTGGCGTGGCCCAGGTGCTGGCCTGCGGCGGTCTTTTGACGGTGGTCGGCCTGCTGGCCGGCCTGTCTGGCCCTGCCGCATTCATGGCTGCGATGGGTTTTGTGCTGTCGTCCACCGCCATCGTGATGCAAATTCTGAGTGAACGCGGCGACAGCACCAGCGCGCAAGGCCAGCGTATTGTTTCCATCTTGCTGCTGGAAGATTTGGCGATTGTGCCTCTGCTGGCCTTGGCCGCGTTGTTGGCGCCGGCGGGCAATGCCGAGCACGGCGATCCCTGGATACAGTCCGCCATCGCGCTGGGCTGCATCTTGGCGCTACTGGCGGCGGGCCGTTGGTTGCTCAATCCTCTGTTCCGCCTGCTGGCCGCCGCCCACGCGCGGGAAGTGATGACCGCGGCTGCCTTGCTGGTCGTGCTGGGCGCTGCGCTGTTGATGGAATTCGGCGGTCTATCCATGGCGATGGGCGCTTTCCTGGCTGGTGTGCTGTTGTCGGAATCCACCTTTCGGCATCAGCTGGAGGCCGAAGTCGAACCTTTTCGCGGGATTCTGCTGGGTTTGTTCTTCCTGGGCGTGGGCATGTCGCTCGACCTGTCGGCAGTGGCGCGCGAGTGGCCTTTGATTCTGACGGCCGTCGTCGTGTTCATGCTGGTGAAGTCAGTGGGCGTGTATGCGGTGGCGCGGTTGTTGCGCGCTTCTCACGCAGAAGCGTTGACCCGGGCCGCGCTGCTGGCGCAGGGCGGGGAGTTCGCTTTTGTGCTGTACGGCGCGGCGGCGGTAGCGGGTATTTTCGACGCGCACACCGCAGCGATTCTGACGGCTGTCGTCATTATTTCCATGGCGCTGACCCCGTTATGTGTCTTGGCATTGCGCTGGCTGTTGCCCAAGCCAGTGCTGTCGATGGATGACGTGGATGTCGCCAAAGACTTGGACGGCTGCGCGCTGATCGTCGGTTTCGGCCGTTTCGGTCAAATTGTCACGCAGACTATGCTGGCCCGGGATCTGAAAGTTTCCATTCTGGACATCGACACCGATGCCATCCGTGCTGCGGCTAAGTGGGGCGTGAAGGTGTACTACGGCGATGGCACCCGTATCGACATGCTGCGTACGGCTGGCGCCGAGAATGCCTGCGCCATCCTGATCTGTATCGACAACCCCCAGGCCGTGAACCACATGGTCAAGCTGATCAAATCAGAATTTCCGCTGGTCCGCGTGGTGGTGCGCGCCTACGACCGGATTCATTCCCTGGCTTTGGCCAAGGAGGGTGTGGACTACCAGGTGCGTGAGACCCTGGAGTCCGCGCTGGTCTTTGGTGCGGCGGCGTTGCGGGCCATAGGTGTTCCCGCGGATGAGGCTTCCGAGGTGGTGGAGGATGTACGCAGGCGCGATACTGACCGTTTTGAACTGGAAGTGGCGGGCGGCCTCTTCGCCGGGCGTTCGCTTCTCTACGGCAATATGACCAGCCCGCCTGACGGCAAGAACGACAAGCCTGACCGGGAAACCACGGAAGCCGCGCCTAACCCCTTAGCGTGA